The genomic stretch AACCCAGAGAGTCAACACAAAGCACTAGTCACCCAGAGAGAAAAACATTTTCGGAGAAATCCAAAGATAAAATAAAGTTCCTGTTGGCCAAAGAGGGGCCGTGAAAAACCACAAAAAGAGCACAGTTTAAGTCTTAACATGTAAGACAATGTCCTAAAAAATGCAAATAACAACTCTATTTTGAAATATGTCAAATCTGAATGTGATTTCACATAAGTAGCAGTTGCACACCACAAAGTCATTCGCTCTTTTATATTAGAGTAATTTTGAACGTAATTTTCCAAACCCAATGGATCCAACACCTCCTTAAAAAGTTCAATCAACCACGAAAATAATGCCACTCTAATTAACTTGAAATAACCTTAGAAAAATGTATTGAACATAACTCATTTTGAAGTTgccaataaaaatttatgatttgATTCTGCTTTAACATTCACTTTTACATTGACATGTTCTTCTCTAAGAACCAAGCACTAGTGTCACTATGATGTCATATATACAACATATTTTTCCCTAGTATTTGACCTCCTGAATTTAACATATTTCATTGTCACTTGCAGTCTGCTCTTACTGGGAAATCTCTTCCAGTAACAAAAAATCCAGGGGATGGGGTTTATTCAGATTCAACATGCAAGCAAGGGGAATTGAAGCAGTTGTTATTGCAACTGGAGTTTACACTTTCTTTGGGAACGCAGCTCATCTTGTGGAGAATACCACACATGTTGGACATTTCCAGCAGgtccatttaaaataaattttacctcCATAATGTCAAGCcaaaactttttgagtgttctAAGCAGCATTCTCAAGACTTTctccaaatcataacaacaaattttttttttcaggttttaACGGCAATCGGAAACTTCTGCATTTGTTCAATTGCTATTAGGATGGCTATTGAAATCATCGTAATATATGGGATTCACGGGAGGGAATACCGTGTCGGCATAGATAACCTACTCATCCTACTAATTGGGAGCATAAATTGCAATGCGAACTGTTCTTTCGGTTACAATGGTGATTGGTTCGCATCGTTTATCACAGCAGGTTTGTGAAGCCACAGCCACACCCGAGATTGATTTGGAATTAAGTTTACAATGATCATAAAAGGGCTTATCCTGAGAGTGCATATGAATGAATTAATGGTTTTCAATTCTGAATATTCTTGGACGATGGGAATCTGTGTGTTGTGCAGGGTGCCATAACAAAGAGAATGACAGCCATTGAGGAAATGGCTGGAATGGATGTACTATGCAGTGACAAAACACTTGACAAGCTTACAGTTGATAAAAATATGATCGAGGTTATCTTCATAAGCTTTTATATTCCTTTCCCGATGCCAATGACTTGGACTCGTCTTTGCAGGTTGCAACAGTAATATCTGCCACAGCAACTTGGAAATTTGCTGGAATAAGTAAAATTGGTTGGGGTTGGACAGTTGTCATTTGGATCTTCAATATTCTGACTTATTTCTTGCTTGATCCCTTGAAATTTGCAGTCCGATATGTAGTAAGTGGACGAACCTGGGTCTGGTGGTAGACCAAAAAGTAAGTGAAACTAAAGTTACCATACAATGACCCAACCAAATTAAATCACCACTAattccaaaaaacttaagcAACTATAAactaattgatttaattattaaattaatattccaaCACTCTCTTTATGTGTGAGCTCGAATTTCGTCTTAATAAGTTAGATTTAACACGTGAAATGTTCAGAAATGGGAGGTGAATGACAGAGACATATTCAAATTCAAGACCGTTGCTcagatactatattaaattaccacttgtcccaaaagcttaataAACAAGACTCTAGAACTGATAGAATATCACAAATTTATTCATAAAGCATTTGTAAACTTCTTATACAAGCAACTTCTACAGAATTTCCTCTATCTATACAATTGTCGTGTCTTTAACATCCTGCTTTCGCCATTATTGTTAGTTCCATAGAACTAATACTAATATGAACACCTATTTATGTGTTACCAGACTGCATTTACCAACAAAAAGAACTTTGGAAAGGAAGCTAGAGAGGCTGCTTGGGCAGCAGAGCAGAGAACACTACACGCCCTCCAGTCTGCTGAGACGAAAAGATTTTCtgaaaaacacacttttagagACATTAGTCTTATGGCAGAAGAAGCTAAAAGGCGTGCAAAGATTGCGAGGTTAGTCTTCTACTGAAAGTACTGATAAGTATATTAAATACAAAGGTTCCACTATTTCCTATCCAGATTACACATATCCATGAATATGGATCTTATAGCATGCTTGGAACTAGCATTCAACCCAATATGTAGCTTTATTTATCTGCTTACTTCTGAGTTTTTGTAACGCGTAAGTATACATTTAACGCATAAATTTAACTAGCATCCTTAGTTTAATTTCTTTGCTCTTCTTTCTTAACgccctttattttctttttgcaggTTGAGGGGAACTTCACACTCTGAAAGGCAAGGTTGAGTTATTTGCCAAGCCGCTGGGTTTAGACATGGATGCAGTCAACCAGCACTACATTGTCTAATTTATGTTCTTGATGATGTTCTCTCTTCATGATTTCATTTTTCACTTTAATGTCTTTATTATGAAAGTAACAAATGcctatatttttatgtgatgaCAATCCCAACATCCTGTTTTCGCTTTCATGAAGTAATGAAcatcacattttttattatatcaaGCCTGCTAAAGCCAACATTTACACAGTAATGTAACACTTAAAAGGCAAAGCAACACTagtaccaaacatgcatatccaaacaaaaaagaagcagaaaacACAAATGGAAGACACAAAAGGGCAGGGCAGGGCAGGGCATGCAGCCATACCTCACGGATTGACAGCAATCGAACTCGGCTTGTAGAGAACAATTTGGAACGATCTCTTAGTGGCATCAATAATTTGAAGATTCTTTGTTGACTGTGCAAAAGGATCATACAACACCAGTTGCCCCTCACTATTCTCTATGAACAACTGCCCACTTTTCCAAAACCCCAGTGGCCTTTCCAAATCCATTGGCAGTCCAATTGTAGTAAGTATAGTCCACGATTCCTTAACACCAAATTCGAGCAAAACCCATATTTCCAAAGAACGTGTTGCATTCATTTTAGAACCAGAGAAAGCCAACAAAGCGACATGCCCGTTTAACAAGGTTATAATACTACTCCCACCATTATCCTGCgagagaagatggagatgaGAAGCATCCGGAAGAGGCGTCAATCGTAACAACTCGTCGCTGAAGTCGAAAGCCGCGATCTTATGATCCAACATCCACCAGATAAAAACCCCATCTAACGCCACTGTCCGCAAACTGCTTCGATTGCCCCAAAAAGGGAGCATGGGTTCGGGTAGGTCAATCACTCTCCAAGATCCGGCGTTTAAGCTGAATACTTCCACATGGCTCTGTAAATGCTCTCCTTGAAGCAAAGATGAACGAATTCTCACCACCTTGAAGTCGTTAAATCTCGAGTCAAAACCGAACCCAAAGCCGGATCCAAACGAATTAGCACGCTCGGGCATGGGCGGGAGAGCCTTGAGTCCTACAAATGGTGTGACGGGATTCCAGAGATATACTCCTCCGGTATGGACATTGTAGATGCACAATAAGCCCTTACAGGAACCGACCAACGTAAAGCTGAGAAAAGTAGTAAAAGCGATCTGAGACAAACAGTCGAGTGTCTCgtaagagagaaaagagaatacGTCATTTTCGTCATTTTCGTCGTCGGATTTTTCCCTGCCTCTGACGAGGAGGAGAGAATGGTTGGGATTTTCTGGGGCGGCAAGAATGGAGAGGTTGAGGAGATTTTGGGAGAGGAAATCTAGGTTTCCTAAAATTTCATGCCAGCTTTTGGAGACGCATCTGAATCGGATTAGGGATTTTGTGGGCAGCGTTGAGAGTATTTTCACCACCAGCTCCTCCGGCAGATAGACTGACATTCTTCCCAAACTTGTGCTCTGCTTAGCGTCGTTCCACCTTCATAGCATACCACGACTGTCGTCTAGGGTTGTAGAACCACAACCACGACTGTCGTCTAGAGCAGAAGCCATATTAGGGCAaagatttctttcaaattggatCGGAGAAGTCTAGGGCCGGCAAAACCAATTGGCGGGTCATGGATGGGGTGACCCGCTTGAGCCTTAGAGGTCAAAGATTTTGGCGGGTCGTGGACGGGATGACCGACTTGACCCTTAGAGGACAAAGATTTTGTTCAAATTGAGTTAGAAAAATTAGTCTATAAAATTAACACGTctttatttataagaaaatttttttaaaaaatttaattttttatgggttttgaaattcaaaaaatcttGATTAAAGGAatcgaatttttaatttttttcaattattcattgttattagaatttttcgttaaatcttataaaaaaattgaagttatatTAGGATCACGTTTTTCATCATGAGAAGTTTTATGCCATTCCAACTAAGCAGAAGCAGAAAGTAGGCATTTCTATGATGGTGGAAAGTTTGTAAAAGCATTATGGCCatgatttaattttgtttaaaccTTCTAATTACATTACAATCCTCAACAAATAATCATATGGTAACTTGCTAAACCTATTTATTATTACACATTtacaagaaatatacaagaatCTCCTATTATTCTAATATAAATCAAATCTTATCAACTGTTGGATAGATAAATACCCAAAATGTATTCAACTAATAGGTGGATCAATATACAGCAATTATctacttaaaattataaaatttgtatGTGGTTCCGATTTGCAGTTTGATTTTTTCATTAACTTAAATAGTTAGCATTTATATTCGTTCTACccctaaaacttctagaaatgTAACTGTGCctactttaaataaaaaataaaaaaaaggaaaaaagcgaaaattggaagaaaaaaaaaaaaaaaactaccctAAGAGCgaacctgtttgagattgcgttagaGAGCTTACCGGTGAATCTCTTCCAGTAACAAAAAATCCAAGGGAAATTGAAGTAGTTGTTATTGCAACTGGAGTTCACACTTTCTTTGGAAAGGCAGCTCATCTTGTGGAGAACACCACACATGTTGGACATTTACAGCAGGTCCATTTACAAGAAATTTTATCTCCATAATGTCTAACCAAAacttttttgagtgttttaagCAGCATTCTCAAGACTTTctccaaatcataacaacaaattttttttttttttttttttttttttttgtaacggCAATCAAAAACTTCTGGATTTGTTCAATTGCTATTGGGATGGCTCTTGAAATCATCGTGATATATGCGATTCACAGGAGGGAATACTGTGTCGGCATTGATAACCTACTCGTCCTCCTAAGCCATACTAGGGCAAAGATTTCTTTCCAATTGGATCGGAGAAGTAGGGCCCGCAAAACCAATTGGCTGGTGGTGGTCGGAATAACCCAATTAAGTCGCAGAGTTTTTTTTACTAAActggtactttttattttcaaaccGACATTTTTGTGTTAAATCCATTTTAAACTTtccaaacgcacacccaaacaaatCCTTAGAGAACAAAGATTTTGTTCAAATTGAGTTaaaagaagggttaaatactcttttgccccctagggtttcaacactttattttttcttctttagggtttcatttttatcaccctttagttttcataaagaccaagATGATACTTCTgttaaaattccgtccaaaacttaacgaaacgttacgtcagcaccaatcaaatgtcgccATGTGtcatataaataatttaaaaaaaaaaaaattaaaaagattaaaaaattatatttaattttttttatttaaaaaaaaaaaaaaaattgggttggcTGTAGACCCTTGGCCATTTGATCTGGCCAGTTTTTTGGACCGTGAATCCATTATAGGTTCCGGTAGTGAGGTTCTGGGTCTATTGAGAAAGATATACTGTTGGAATCTGCAGAGTGCTTGGAAAAGGGTTTGGCTGGTGATCTATCTCAGATTGATTCCAAGTCACTGACAGAGGGGAAAATGCTCCTCTGGACACTGGGGAGGGGAGGACATGGAAGTTGAAGATGACATTACTGATACAGAACAGTCAAAAGCCGATGAAGAGAAATTTGTTGAACGGGCAACTCATTCTATGCATCAGATTTAGCTTGGGGGTAAAGTAATTAAGGAGCCACCCATGGTGGCCTGGGCAGATATTTGATCCTTCGGATCCTTCAAATACCCCAAATGGCCTAGCCAcccacaattttctttttgttttttttgaaaaaatataattttttaatctttttatttatttttttaaaattaattatatgacacgtgatGACATTTGGTTGGTGCTGATATGGCGttccgttaaattttggacgaaattatAACGGAAGTACCATCTTAGTCTTTATAAAAAACACATGTACCTggagaaaaaattaaagtgttAAAACCTTAgggggcaaaagagtatttaaccctttaaaaaattagtcTATAAAATTAGCATGCGTTTATTTAcaagaaaacttcaaaaaattctCTTGAATTTTCATGCGCTTTGAAAGTATtatgaaattcaaaaaatctcaattaaaagtatccaatttttaatttctttcaattactcattttattagaattttttgttaaatcttattaaaattttcaaattagtcATATTTGTGATAGGATACATGACACGTGGCGACATTTAATTGGTGCTGACGTGATATTCCGTTAAGGTTTGAacgaaattttaacggaggtaccattttggtctttatgaaaactacaggtacctcatgtgataagaggaaaaaaataacgTGTTGAAATCCTAGGGGACAAAAGAGTATTTAGCCCTTTTCTATTATAAGAAAATTGTAAATATTCaggtatttatttgtttataaaaaacaaacatcTGGGCAATATTTGTTCATTGCAGTTTAGCAATACTGGATAAAGATTCTTTGTAATTCTTAGGCTCTTTTACCTAGCTAGTAAATTTCTCGTTTCAATCGTGGACTTTGCTCTagaaaaagagagtttttttttacgCAACAATACTAATATGTTAATTTCAActaattactaatttttttttttattatttaacaaaGATCAATCTAATGATTAGTTATGAGTGCCACATTGGTATTATTGGATAAATATTGAATGAAATTATATATCtatcataaaattatattatgagTACCCAACAGAGAAatatgtgaaaagaaaataaaaagataaaagggggagagaaagagTTTTTAGGAATAAAATAAGGATGGAGTGAGCTATCAATGACAAAAATTGAAGTTACATTATCATTATATTACCAGTTTTATTTCATAGCAAATGCCAATCCAACTAAGCATGAAAGTGGGCATTTCTATGATACATTACATGAAAAATGATCTTTAGCAACCATATATTTAGCAGCAACTCAAATATCGTcgatcttaattaattgttaatcACCTTTAGCGACGACAATTTTCAGTAGTcgttaatttcattaaaaaataaaaaataatatcaaaaacgACTTCTAGTCGTTGCTGATATGTCGTTCCTAATATCGgcacatgaatttttttcaCGCGCGGAAAGTTGCACAAATGTATTTATGATGGGATATAGCTTATTTGCGACATCCATTATGGTCGCCAATAAGAATTCTTAATAGCGACAATGGTTGtcattaatattaaattattgcGTGTTCCTGTATTGCAGTGCGATGGAGGCATGGAGCTGAACTAGTCGCAATAGGGTCTAGCTCACACTCATGTGTCAATCAACCATCCatgttgccaaaaaaaaaagaaagaagcaaagaGTAACAATTATCGCAACTAAATTTTAGTTATtgcttaaagaagaagaaggtataaaaacaattttggtTATTGTGATTTGGATTTTTGACAAATAgtttattgagttttaaaaagtgattaatcattCATTAAAGGAAgccaaaaagaacaaattaattagTCATTGATGTTAGAAAAGTTGATGGGATCTGTTAATGTACATGCTACCtctcaaattatttatttatttaatttttacattTGGAAGTGATTATTAGTCATAGGGTGGTTTGGTTACCCCaaaatatgctaaaaaaaaGTGACAGAACCATTTCCAAGGCTATttgggtggtttgaccaccttCATTTAACATATCAATGGATTAAGTTAGTCTCCAAGATATCCCAAAAACGTGCAATGATCATATCCACTTTCTCCATGAAAAAGTAATCAGCTGTACCATCAATTCCAATACCAAGTTgggatattatatattaaatagtttaaacaaaaaaaaaccattcatATTGGCTTTCTATAGAGAGAGGGTGTCAATTAGTACCCCACTAAAATAAACTGAACAAGTAATCGTaaagaaaacttcacttaacactccttaattttaattatatttgcaATTATCCCTCTAAATGATAACAATGGCTATTTGACCTTGAATTGTGCATGCCAaccacacctttttttttttttttttttccaaagtgGAGAACACAAacgaaaatgacaaagaaatcCTAGTAATAGTCAGGAATGGGTCAAATAAATAACCCGGCCCATCAAGCGAAATAAAACGGCCAAAAGAGACTGTATAAATGGCAATATTCCATAAACGAAACAAAACCCCAAAGGGTTGCCGACATGACCATTAGTGgtcagaaaaaaagaacaaagccGACCATTAGTAGTCGGAAAGGAGAGGAAAAACTTtgtcaaaaatagaaaagaaggcCAGATCAACGATCtagccaaaaaaagaaacatagaGGACAGAAAATTacatggaaaaataaaaagacaaaaaatacagtaaagcaaaataaaatctcaaaatCCAAAAATCAGCAACATCAGAGGCGGAGACGTGGAGGCTCGTGAGTTCCACATGTCGGCGCGTGAGATCCACGCATTGGCGTGTGATGGCCGGAAGGATGAGTGAGAGGCAACGGCGGGAAGAGATGATGCCGGAGACAATGGTAGAGAGGCGCGTTGGATGGCGAGGCTGCTGGAGGGTGACAAATCGAGCTTCAAAGAAACCAGATTGGAGACCTATGACAAATCTGAACGAAAATGCCGTTGCCATGACTCGGAGTAGGCAGTGGAGCGTCGGAGGAGGGGCTAGAGTCGTGATTTCTGGAGGAGATTGGATAAATTGCACAAGGCGATGGATAAAGCCTCATAAGAGGTGGAAAGAACCGGAGAAAAGAAATCACCAGTGAGGAGCAACACGGTGAGAGAGGAAGAGGGGTAGatgaggggaggagggggaggggAGAACAGGTTCTTCCCTCCACCTCAGGCTTTTTATTCAATGCcaaattaaaatagatgttcCAAAAGGCTACATTGCAGTATCTGTCAAAGAGAGTGCAAATAAGCAATCCctaatccttttgtttttgtttttattattattattttataagtaattgagataTTATTATAAGTGTATAGCGCCCCATGTACATAGAAAATATACATAAGAAGCCATGCCAACTAATCACCAAAGGTCCAAAGGAGAAACACAAGCAACTgaacaaagatacaaagtgttaaaaaataagGATTTAATCTCTTCTAAAATTCTTTGGCGGTCCGCAAAACTCCTAATATCATTCTTGACTCTACCTTTCATTTCGAGAATAATTTGGGCTTAACCATATGATAGGGTATCtcattatttcattttatgTTGAAGAAACTATCCCAACTATACaagtttttacaatttttttttttgtctcctgTCGAAGTTTACAATGACCTTTTATCCTTTTGGGAGCCATTGTTTGTTATGACTTGACCTTTCTGGTACAAGATAATAGAACCATTTAGAGTTGTAATGGAGTGgagtattgaatttttaattgtaatagAACCATTTAGGGTTGTAACGGAGTGgagtattgaatttttaattgttataaaTATAGCAGACATAATATGTAAGATGTagaatttatgtatttttattaatttataaatatgaaaCACTCTGAGTAATTTTCTATCTATGTtgccttcatttttttatagaattttagtttaagaagagttgtgattctaTTATTGTTTGTCTATTACGAACCCACACACCATCCTGCATCACATTGGCTATTATAGCtaaaaattaatgaagaaaatgcTTTGATAGTGAAGCGTATGTTCAATCTGGCAGTGGCTCCAACCTAAGCTTAATCCTTTTATTGCACCTAAACTAAATTCATATTTACTTACCATTCAAAGATCCACTCGTTTATTCTcgtaacttttttcttattcaattaaaaaaaaaaaaaaatccactcgTTTCTAGACAAGATTGACACCCTTAAAATACATATGTGCATCGTGCAACTTCCCAAGCAATGTTTATTCATAATTCAAAgaggaaatcaaacaaaaaggaaaggaataGGTAATTTCATCACGGAGGTTGctttagaaaaagagagagaacggTAACATTCGATAATAAATCTCCACCCACTTTccttagaaaaaataaagtctCCATCCAGTTTCTTTCACCAACAATTAAAGGTGATCGAAACATGACAGCAAAAGTCTTTCGCATGTACCTCTCATATATTTAAACAAACTCGAAGAAAAATAGTCTGTCCCCTCACAATTGGCCACGttcctttattttcatttatttattttccttcacCTGCATCACTGCAGTAGTTTTGTCCActtggaaataaaaataattagagaCAGAAAAGCATGAACATGGGCGAGAAGCCAGCAATTAGAAAATTATTGGGGTGAGAAGTTTAGTGCAGAAAATGGTAATATGATGGGGTCGGGCAGTAAGATTATAGTTTATGTGGTAAAATTGATAATGTGGGGtaattcatgaaaaaaaaaaaaaaaaaaacacgcatCGTGCAACTTCCTAAGCAATGTTTATTCATTATTCAAATAGGCACTTTTcatattgaatttttgtataaaaaaataaaatttaaaagaaagtagaaaagagaataaataatctatattgaatttttgtataaaaaaagtagttaagtagagaattgtattttttcataAGTCATTTTACATTATGTTGCTAGAGATACTCTTAAGTCGAGACGGGACAGCACGTACATAAAGTGGATTCCCCATGCATCCACTGGTTTGAGAATAATATTAACCTGAACAGAGTCAAATTATCCTTAGGATTGAATCAAAAGTATAGTCAACAACACTACTGTTGGGCCAAGGATGCAGAGTTAGCAAAGATCATCAtgagaaacaatttttttttttcattggtgatcaattatattgaaaaataaggcaaaaaaatATAGTCCTATAAGTAGACAGCAAAGAAACACAACACGATACAAAACATATCCACAGCAAGATAAAGTCAAACCCTATATGTTCCTGCCGATCAACCAATGTGTTGGTTTTCTGCGCGCAGGTCCTGGGTCGAATTGTAAGGGTGTGCTCTTGTAAGGGGTGTGTGTCTTTAGCTATGCCTAAAGCTAGCTTGATGTAAATACGTGTTTGTTTGTGCTTTATAAAAGTTACTCaattatctaaaaataaataaataataataattatagtaaAGGTAGGTGTTACCCTAAGTGTTTGTGTCAGTACCCTTTTATTGTTCTATGTTCCTAAAAACATTCCAAGAAAATACCCAGCAAAGTAATCATTTGCTATTGTAGATGGGTCCTGCAATTTCCAGCTCCATGATCAGCATGTGTAATtaccatcttctttcttttgtaaataccaattaaagaatttgataataaaCTAAACAGACGGAAGACATAGATAGAAAgatacaaaaattaattaaatcactaCCAAAAAATCCATACTTTGTGACGTGTCAACAGTCTGGGTTTTTTAAAAGGTCACACCAAAAGGTGACTTTTTTGGCTAAAGGGTATTGTTTAAACAGTAAACGACACCCCTAGGGCATCGTTTTACTGTTGAAACGACGTCCTCCCTATGAGGGACGTCGTTTCAACAGTGACACGTCGTCATTGTTTGACGACATGGCACTATTGACATGGCGCCAACTTAAAGTTTGCGCCGTGTCACTGTTGACACGTCGTTGGTTATGATATACATTCATATATGAAAGTCTTATAGCTAGaggctacatttttttttttttttttttttttttttttttttttttatctcttggTTTCTTTGATTGTGTACAAAGTTCTATTTGTAAATCTTTACCagttatttgaataatttcaaatgtagaaaaaattatttaatccCTTAATTTAGGGTAAccaaatcatcatttatcataAAAGATTTATGTCCTTGTTATGTTCATGTAAGATGAATCGTGAGAGTGTTGATCTAACAACCGACATTGACTACTATGACCAGAACTTGCTACCATTGTTGAAAtacatcttcctatcaacttaagctttgaAACAATAAAGTtgtgatttaatatattatcagaGTCAAAAATCCTGAGTTCGAATATTAACTCCATCATTCACTCCTCATTTAATTAGTACatatttttatcaacttaaacttttgaaacaaataataatttaacaattatGGCCGAAACTTGATGAAGAGATGCTTCGA from Corylus avellana chromosome ca1, CavTom2PMs-1.0 encodes the following:
- the LOC132185834 gene encoding F-box protein At3g07870-like, which codes for MSVYLPEELVVKILSTLPTKSLIRFRCVSKSWHEILGNLDFLSQNLLNLSILAAPENPNHSLLLVRGREKSDDENDENDVFSFLSYETLDCLSQIAFTTFLSFTLVGSCKGLLCIYNVHTGGVYLWNPVTPFVGLKALPPMPERANSFGSGFGFGFDSRFNDFKVVRIRSSLLQGEHLQSHVEVFSLNAGSWRVIDLPEPMLPFWGNRSSLRTVALDGVFIWWMLDHKIAAFDFSDELLRLTPLPDASHLHLLSQDNGGSSIITLLNGHVALLAFSGSKMNATRSLEIWVLLEFGVKESWTILTTIGLPMDLERPLGFWKSGQLFIENSEGQLVLYDPFAQSTKNLQIIDATKRSFQIVLYKPSSIAVNP